In one window of Nicotiana tabacum cultivar K326 chromosome 12, ASM71507v2, whole genome shotgun sequence DNA:
- the LOC107824707 gene encoding purple acid phosphatase 3 yields MHFQYYLIFLASFGLCVLLCGAEFPYLKQSVKADGSLSFLVVGDWGRKGLYNQSDVAFQMGEIGEKLDIDYVISTGDNFYDDGLKGVNDPAFVDSFTNIYTAPSLQKKWYNVLGNHDYRGDVEAQLSPLLREKDERWFCLRSYVLDAEIVEFFFIDTTPFVNDYFTHPKDHTYDWKGVLPRDKYLKDLLKDLDLALSRSTAKWKMVIGHHTIKSAGHHGIIKELAEQLTPILQEHNVDFYINGHDHCLERIGSIDSNLEFLTSGGGSKAWRGDVKWWNPEELKFYYDGQGFVSVALNQLEAEFVYYDVFGNVLHKFKVSKDSYLASQ; encoded by the exons ATGCATTTTCAGTACTATCTAATATTCttggctagttttggattgtGTGTTCTTCTTTGTGGTGCTGAATTTCCATATTTGAAGCAATCTGTAAAAGCTGATGGCTCACTTAGTTTTTTGGTGGTTGGAGATTGGGGAAGGAAAGGACTCTATAATCAGTCTGACGTCGCCTTCCAG ATGGGAGAAATAGGAGAGAAGCTAGACATTGATTATGTAATATCAACTGGTGACAATTTCTACGACGATGGGCTCAAAGGTGTTAATGATCCTGCATTTGTTGATTCATTCACCAATATTTATACAGCTCCTAGCTTGCAAAAGAAGTGGTACAATG TGTTGGGAAATCATGACTACAGGGGTGATGTAGAGGCGCAATTAAGTCCACTCCTTAGAGAAAAGGACGAAAGATGGTTTTGTTTGAGATCCTATGTTCTTGATGCAG AAATTGTGGAATTTTTCTTCATAGACACCACCCCATTCGTGAACGACTATTTTACACACCCAAAAGATCACACTTATGACTGGAAAGGTGTCTTGCCAAGGGACAAATATCTCAAAGATCTCTTAAAG gatttggatttggCATTAAGTAGGTCTACTGCAAAATGGAAGATGGTGATTGGTCACCATACGATTAAAAGTGCTGGACATCATGGTATTATTAAAGAGCTTGCTGAACAATTAACCCCAATACTTCag GAACATAATGTTGATTTTTACATTAATGGCCATGATCACTGCTTAGAACGCATTGGAAGCATTGACAG caACTTGGAATTTTTAACAAGCGGAGGCGGATCCAAAGCATGGAGGGGAGATGTTAAATGGTGGAATCCTGAGGaattgaaattttattatgatgGACAAGGATTTGTTTCAGTTGCATTGAACCAATTAGAAGCTGAGTTTGTGTATTACGATGTTTTTGGAAATGTCTTACACAAATTCAAAGTGTCAAAGGACTCTTATTTAGCTAGTCAATAG
- the LOC107824708 gene encoding purple acid phosphatase 3, with product MASMKMLMFLQLNHFTFFFLLLKATAELHRLEHPAKTDGSLSILVVGDWGRKGTYNQTEVAHQMGIIGERLNIDFVVSTGDNFYDNGLTGVDDSAFEESFSNVYTAPSLQRKWYNVLGNHDYRGDALAQLSPILKQKDSRWICLRSYIVNTDVAEFFFVDTTPFQDMYFTYPKDHTYDWRDILPRQDYLDNILKDLDSALKESSAKWKIVVGHHTIQSAGHHGNTKELEIQLLPVLQANDVDFYINGHDHCLEHISSSDSPLQFLTSGGGSKAWRGDINWWNPMELKFYYDGQGFMAMQISQTEVGLQFFDIFGNLLHKWSASKPLFSIM from the exons ATGGCTTCCATGAAAATGCTTATGTTTCTTCAACTCAACCATTttactttcttcttcttgttaCTTAAGGCCACGGCTGAGCTTCACAGGTTGGAACATCCGGCGAAAACCGACGGTTCGCTTAGCATTTTGGTCGTCGGAGATTGGGGACGGAAAGGAACCTATAACCAAACTGAAGTTGCTCATCAG ATGGGAATAATTGGAGAGAGATTAAACATAGATTTTGTTGTATCAACTGGCGACAATTTCTATGATAATGGATTGACTGGTGTGGATGATTCAGCTTTTGAGGAGTCATTTAGCAATGTTTACACTGCTCCAAGTTTACAAAGAAAGTGGTACAATG TTTTGGGGAACCATGACTATAGAGGTGATGCTTTAGCACAATTGAGTCCCATCCTTAAGCAAAAGGATAGCAGGTGGATATGTTTAAGGTCTTATATTGTTAATACAG ATGTGGCAGAATTTTTCTTTGTAGATACAACTCCTTTCCAAGATATGTATTTCACATATCCTAAAGATCATACTTATGATTGGAGAGACATTTTGCCTCGACAAGATTATCTTGACAATATTTTGAAG GACTTGGACTCTGCATTAAAGGAATCAAGTGCAAAATGGAAGATTGTAGTTGGTCACCACACAATTCAAAGTGCTGGCCACCATGGTAACACCAAGGAGCTTGAAATCCAGTTACTCCCTGTCTTGCAG GCAAACGATGTTGACTTCTATATAAATGGACATGATCACTGCTTAGAGCATATAAGCAGTTCAGACAG tccACTTCAATTTTTGACAAGTGGTGGGGGGTCAAAGGCATGGAGGGGTGATATCAATTGGTGGAACCCAATGGAATTGAAGTTTTATTATGATGGACAAGGTTTTATGGCAATGCAAATTTCTCAAACAGAAGTTGGACTCcaattttttgacatttttggcaACCTTTTGCATAAATGGAGTGCCTCAAAACCCCTATTTTCCATTATGTAA